Proteins found in one Arachis stenosperma cultivar V10309 chromosome 8, arast.V10309.gnm1.PFL2, whole genome shotgun sequence genomic segment:
- the LOC130943684 gene encoding uncharacterized protein LOC130943684 isoform X2 encodes MAIKIQAQGKEAEMINILWSEIEKYSSGHAYSNSSYSGVRITEDASLYALCRSWLRNGVHEENQPQQNDVMRALPKPLPASAVTGYTSNKKEEKDNDEHEEKEESVEHLSAPDILKRHIKSAKKVRARLREERLHRISRYRSRLQLLIPPQVEHLKNDTAAGN; translated from the exons ATGGCTATAAAGATACAAGCACAAG GGAAAGAAGCAGAGATGATCAATATATTGTGGTCAGAGATAGAAAA ATATTCCAGTGGTCATGCATACTCCAACTCTAGTTATTCGGGA GTCAGGATAACAGAGGATGCTTCCCTCTATGCACTTTGTAGATCATGGCTGAGGAATGGTGTACATGAAGAAAACCAG CCACAACAAAATGATGTAATGAGGGCACTTCCGAAACCATTGCCTGCATCTGCAGTGACTGGTTATACGTCaaacaagaaagaagaaaaagacaaTGATGAACACGAAGAG AAGGAGGAGTCTGTTGAGCATCTATCAGCACCAGATATATTGAAGAGACATATTAAAAGTGCTAAAAAGGTTAGAGCAAG ATTAAGGGAAGAACGGTTACACCGTATCTCAAGGTACAGAAGTAGACTTCAGCTTTTGATTCCACCACAAGTTGAACACTTAAAAAATGACACCGCTGCTGGGAACTGA
- the LOC130943684 gene encoding uncharacterized protein LOC130943684 isoform X1, whose product MSLDPNFTAAATATTTATATTTTAAQAIPISPQVRPNPQLAKPNNNHSDQSQNQPFLYPVSSSGRGFIPGITNPFARGGGVDARHVSPSLAYARGVHAHLEYLSHITRHQQLGPTIKALPLSPQQQKATPRSAVTDSNGYKDTSTRERSRDDQYIVVRDRKVRITEDASLYALCRSWLRNGVHEENQPQQNDVMRALPKPLPASAVTGYTSNKKEEKDNDEHEEKEESVEHLSAPDILKRHIKSAKKVRARLREERLHRISRYRSRLQLLIPPQVEHLKNDTAAGN is encoded by the exons ATGTCCTTGGATCCCAATTTCACAGCAGCCGCCACCGCCACCACCACCGCTACtgccaccaccaccaccgcTGCACAAGCAATACCTATATCACCACAAGTTCGCCCAAACCCGCAATTAGCGAAACCTAACAATAACCACAGCGACCAATCTCAGAATCAGCCTTTTCTCTATCCAGTTTCTTCTTCTGGCCGCGGCTTCATCCCGGGGATTACGAATCCCTTTGCCCGTGGTGGTGGCGTCGACGCGCGCCACGTGTCGCCTTCGCTAGCTTACGCTCGTGGCGTTCATGCTCACCTTGAGTATCTCAGCCACATCACTAGGCATCAGCAACTAGGTCCCACTATTAAGGCTCTTCCTCTCTCACCTCAACAACAAAAG GCTACACCTCGGTCTGCTGTTACTGATAGCAATGGCTATAAAGATACAAGCACAAG GGAAAGAAGCAGAGATGATCAATATATTGTGGTCAGAGATAGAAAA GTCAGGATAACAGAGGATGCTTCCCTCTATGCACTTTGTAGATCATGGCTGAGGAATGGTGTACATGAAGAAAACCAG CCACAACAAAATGATGTAATGAGGGCACTTCCGAAACCATTGCCTGCATCTGCAGTGACTGGTTATACGTCaaacaagaaagaagaaaaagacaaTGATGAACACGAAGAG AAGGAGGAGTCTGTTGAGCATCTATCAGCACCAGATATATTGAAGAGACATATTAAAAGTGCTAAAAAGGTTAGAGCAAG ATTAAGGGAAGAACGGTTACACCGTATCTCAAGGTACAGAAGTAGACTTCAGCTTTTGATTCCACCACAAGTTGAACACTTAAAAAATGACACCGCTGCTGGGAACTGA